The Silene latifolia isolate original U9 population chromosome Y, ASM4854445v1, whole genome shotgun sequence sequence GATAGTTTTGGGTGATTTCAACAATGTGATGTGTGCTAATGAAAGAATTGGCCTTGCTGTTAAGGATAGTGAAATGATTCCTTTTCAAAATACTATGGCAGCTTGTGATTTACAGGATATTAAAACCACTGGAGCCTTTTTCACTTGGACTAATAAACAACCTAGTGCTACTAGAGTGTTTAGTAGAATTGATAGGGTTTTAGTGAATGATAGCTGGCTGCAGGTTTGGCTTGACTATTATGCCCACTTTGCTCTTGAAGGGAGCTTTGATCATTGCTTTTGTGTTGTTGAGGGGTCTACAAATTCCATGGTTAGGAGGAAACCTTTTAAATTTTTCAATATGTGGAGTAAAGTTGCTGATTTTCATTATGTGGTTGATAAAGGATGGCAAATTTATTATGCTGGTTCACCAATGTTCAAGTTGGTTCAGAAGCTTAAATCTCTGAAACCTTTGCTTAAAGAGCTAAATAGAAGCCTGTTTTCAGACATTGAGAAGAATGCTGAGATTGCCTATAAATTCTTACTGGGGTGTCAAAAAAAGCTTCATCTAGATCCTGGTAACACAAGCTTAATGGATATGGAGTATCAAGCTAGAGAGAGTTACCTTATGCTTTCCATTGCAAAAGATGACTTTTTAAGACAAAAAGCCAAGGTGAATTAGGCACGGAAAGGTGATGCAAATTCTGCCATGTTTCATAAACCCATTAAACATAGGCAAATTCAAAATAAGGTACTTCTCATTGAGGATACTGAGGGGAATAAATTTAAGACAACTGATTATATCTTACAGGCGTTTGTGAAGTACTTTGAGCAGCTCCTTGGGTCAAATTCTCCTACTTTTCAATTCTATCCACATGTTGTTGAACAAGGACCTTCaattctatcttcatggaccaaatgaaccggacctttagtgagttcttagacaagtgtgttgtggttttcattgacgatatcctcatcttttccaagtccgaagaagagcatgccgatcacctccgtatcattttggggatcctccgtcgtcaaaagtggtttgccaaattctccaaatgtgaattttggttgtctaaggtgtcttttctaggccatgtgatatctaaggatggtgtcatggtagacccttcgaagattgaagccgtgattgagtggaagagtccaaccgatgttggtgagatccgtagttttttgggtttggcgggttactaccgtcgctttgtgaaagatttttccaagcttgctagaccgatgactcaacttttgaagaaagagaccaagtttgtgtggaccgaagcttgttaaagtgcattccaagagttgaagaagaggttgactaccgctcccgtgttgaccttgcccgaggatggagttgactttgatgtgttttgtgacgCCTCTAAGATGGGTTTGAGTTGTGTTCttatgcaaaatagaagagttgttgcctatgcttcgcgacaattgagagttcatgaggtgaactatcccactcatgatttggaattagccgccatcgttcatgctttgaagatgtggagacactacctcattggagtccattgccgtatctacaccgatcataagagtttgaagtatatcttcacccaaaaggatttgaatatgagacaacgacgatggttggaattggtgaatgattacgacatggagttgttgtatcatgaaggtaaggcaaatgtggttgccgatgcccttagtaggaagtctactcatccCTTGAGTGCTATCCGTGTactccccgatgacctttgtgccgagtttcgtaagttgagtttgcaacttgtagagagtggttttgattatcttggtgctatggttgccgagcccgttctccaccgtgagattctagatagccttgtggacgacgctacatttaaaagttttcaagccaagcttcttgaagggaaagcaaaggattgtgagattgatgctagaggttacctccgttaccgaggacgcatgtatgtgcccgatgccgttgacttgaggaagagagttctagatgaagctcatctatcaccttattcgattcaccccggaggagacaagatgtataaggatttgaagcttcagttttggtggcctaacatgaagaatgacattgtgtcatatgtggGAAGATGTCTTACTTGCCAACAAGtaaagattgagcataagagacccggtggtttgctacaaccattggatgttcctttatggaagtgggagtccatttccatggattttgtgatggctttgcctaagaccgttggtggaaaagatgccgtatgggttgttgtggataggttgaccaagtgtgctaggttcatccctatcaaagagacttggagtttagaccgtcttgctagtgcttatgttgatgagatcgttcgttaccacggtgttcctaaggagatcgtttcggatcgtgacccgaggttttgttcaagattttggaaagctttgcaagatgctatgggtagtaagttgttgatgagtaccgcttttcatgccgctaccgatggacaatccgagaggacaattcaaactctagaagacttgttgcgtgcttgtgcccttgattttcattctagttgggagaagagcttacctttggtggaattttcttacaacaatagttatcatgcttctatcaagatggctccttatgaagccctttatggaaggaaatgtcgaagtccgatttgttgggatcaagcaagtgatgttcgtgacctaggacccgacaagttagccgagacgattgatcaagtgaagctcatccgtgaaagaatgaaagccgcccaagatcgacagaagtcttatgccgatgttcgccgtcgacccttggagtttgaagttggagataaagtattcttgaaagtgtccccgatgaaaggagtaaagagatttggagtcaaagggaaattgagtccaaagtacattggaccttatgaagtgataaagaggattggtgccgtggcttataagttggatttgcccccgagttttggtaaagttcatgatgtctttcatgtctctcaacttaggaaatacattagcgaccctagtcatgtgttgcaaaatgagattcccgagcttgagcctagtctttctttcgaggagagaccgattcgtatcttggataagaaggagaagaagctaaggagcaaagtggtgcccttggtgaaggttttgtggaagtgtggtgatgtagaagaagagccttgggagccggaagcttccatgcgtgtcaagtaccctagtttgttttcttaaggtaataccttttcgtttcaagtttcgagggcgaaactttttaaaaggtgggatgattgtaacaccctgcactttcttaatatttttaaataaacttttaagtaatttttattaaataattattatttaaagcttattttcataaaatatcgtaacggtaataatagtgtagatttttaataatattattctccgtctcgagttatagtagacttgggacgaaaattctagtggataccgactcattttgagttattgggcttaacttgactcatgagtcatttctctcctctttcctctacactaacccccaactaaaccctcacaacttcatctccctcattctaatttctgaaatttccccaacaaccactccaccattgttaaacccttgctctcaaccctaaaatcaccataattcactcaattcttcaccaatctcgttccttttcgcgccattctcttccttttctcatttcccttgtttctaagtaagaaagttgccatcttttcctctttttcaaaattctcatctttcaaggatgtggattcttgacttaatatctttatttttgtgtttaggggagaacttagACAACCCttgaggaggatagctacatcattgacgagtctttagaagattgaagtggaaaaaggtaacggtgatgggttactcgacttttatgttagaattgtgtggttttatgtagttataatctcatatgaatgttaaaagttgtatctttcatgattggtgctaatttggatgttgaatatcatgcttgtttgcaattctcacatgtttggatgaaaatcccATGCTACATCACTTGAATCCGAAATttcccattcacatgctcaaatatgttgtttttccgagttagaatcatgctaggatacgtaaaca is a genomic window containing:
- the LOC141628569 gene encoding uncharacterized protein LOC141628569, whose product is MCANERIGLAVKDSEMIPFQNTMAACDLQDIKTTGAFFTWTNKQPSATRVFSRIDRVLVNDSWLQVWLDYYAHFALEGSFDHCFCVVEGSTNSMVRRKPFKFFNMWSKVADFHYVVDKGWQIYYAGSPMFKLVQKLKSLKPLLKELNRSLFSDIEKNAEIAYKFLLGCQKKLHLDPGNTSLMDMEYQARESYLMLSIAKDDFLRQKAKAFVKYFEQLLGSNSPTFQFYPHVVEQGPSILSSWTK